GCATCTTCTCTTCTCAAACTCGTAGAAAGCTTACAGATGTTTATAAATTCATAGAGACATTGTCAGCCTTTGAAAAGCAGGTTGATGAGAAGGTTTTGATAAGCACCATATCTGATCAAAGAGGCCCAGATCGTGGGACTCTTTTGCCGGTGAGAAGCTTAGTTGGCCTAGGGGCTTCCGGTGCTTTGAAGCGGCTTCAGGCTGTTTTACTAAGCGATACGATTGGAAGAATTGCTATTCTTGGGTTGGAAGGACTAGGTAAGACCTCTTTGATGAAGCACCTGCATAACTATGCCATCAAATCTGTTGATAGGTTTGATTATGCTTTCTGGGTTTCTTGTCCTCGTCCATTCAGCATCAAGCGTCTACAAGACGCTCTTGCTGCTGCAATGAAGTGTAAACTCTGCATTCATGATGATGTAAATGCTCGAGCTGAAGCGTTGTGTAGTATTCTTACAGGTTTGGGGACGTTTGTAATTTTCTTAGACGGTGTACCAGAGGTAAAATTTTCACTGCATCAGATAGGAATTTCAGTTCCTGTAGAAGAGAGTAAGAGCAAAGTTGTGTTAACTACAAGGTCTACTTCGGTTTCTGGTATGTTAGATTGTTCAGAAACAGTGAAGCTCGACTGTCTTTCAGACGAAGAAGCGTGCAAATTGCTCATAGACGAAGCCAGAATTAGCATGGATTCCGATGATCTTATAAGCTTTATTACCAAGTTTGCAATTATGTGCGATGGCGTGCCAGGCAAGATTATCGACATAGGTACTCGTATGCGCGACATTGATGATATTTGCGAATGGAAAAACGCATTATTTGAGCTAGAAATAGAGAGGGCTGAGATCAGTGGCTAATATTTGAGGAAAGGTGTTCTTGCTATTGCGCTCTTTCGTGTTTCGACTATTATTTTTGGTTAAGTCGAGCCTTCTTTGTGGGACGAATGGCAAGATTAACGAGGAGTCGAATCGAGGATTAGTTATAATTTGTAAATAGCTTATGGTTTACTATAGATTAAGAAAGAGGAGCTTCTAGTTAAAGCTGGCGTCTTCTCAATTAGGAGCTGAGTGTTACTGGAAGGGAGCATATGAATCAATTTGACTTggaaaaagtattaaaagaaattattagtTGATAGTAATACCTCATTATTATCCTTAAATAATAACAAGTGTAAGAGTTGATGAATTATGAAGTAGGGTAAGTCTAATTTATTAGTTACTTTATGACTTATATAGTAATATAGCAAGTATTGTGAAACAGATAAAATAAGAAAGTGTAACAAGTATTATGAAATAGAGAAAGGAGGAAGTATTTATGAATGTATCGTATTCATAAAAGTCATCGGGTTGATTTTGGGTTAGGTATTTCGGGTTGTTTTAAATTGGGCCTTGTGTCCTCATTGGTTTTTACATAGAAAATCCGTTTTTAAGTTGGATCAAATCAAATTTGATTACAAAGTCAAGTGAAATCAGCGTTAAATCTCTTTTGAATACATTTACGACCTGTTTGGTCAGTGGTagtaaatggtggtaatggaaatgatttatagtgtaaaattccATTAAAAGTTCAATGTCATTCCCATAATgataaaactttgatcataaatttttttttttgtacacATTTTCATTACTACCTAATACACATCTCCGACtggtaatgcattagaatgaattttatgaagaaaatgagatgactGGAGTTAGACAAGTATAACTATCAAGATAggtaagagatttttcaactaaaataacacttattttcattcccattaaaaatgtataataccatgtaccaaaagTGCACTTAAGTGTATGACGCTTCCATTAGATTACAATAGGAAAGACTAAATCCTTTCATGTCATAGCAGGTGCGCCTAATTTGTACTTTGAACAACCAAATTTCCGCCTCTGAATTTACCATCGCTATTGAGGAGCTTAACACAAATATTAACAGGAATTTAGTTATTAAGAGGATAAGACTAAAAATTGATGTATAGATTAGAATTAAAgtactaatttaattaaaaaaaaatgtaataaattaggtgaaatggacaaaaatagaatatataataaatttaaaaataaataaatggaaTTATGGAAAGTAACATCATCAAA
The Amaranthus tricolor cultivar Red isolate AtriRed21 chromosome 11, ASM2621246v1, whole genome shotgun sequence DNA segment above includes these coding regions:
- the LOC130827521 gene encoding putative disease resistance protein At3g15700 — its product is MMPFTVLMDFLSILYILSKVGGLTESQRILEGITDCVSARITDFEKQGKKRKREGEIPSWINQGRELVQQARRVLGQGSEAGSEKKRKVEEGSIFSSQTRRKLTDVYKFIETLSAFEKQVDEKVLISTISDQRGPDRGTLLPVRSLVGLGASGALKRLQAVLLSDTIGRIAILGLEGLGKTSLMKHLHNYAIKSVDRFDYAFWVSCPRPFSIKRLQDALAAAMKCKLCIHDDVNARAEALCSILTGLGTFVIFLDGVPEVKFSLHQIGISVPVEESKSKVVLTTRSTSVSGMLDCSETVKLDCLSDEEACKLLIDEARISMDSDDLISFITKFAIMCDGVPGKIIDIGTRMRDIDDICEWKNALFELEIERAEISG